In Athene noctua chromosome 11, bAthNoc1.hap1.1, whole genome shotgun sequence, the sequence AGGCAGTGTGTTTCCCCTATTGTCCCTGAAACGGTCACAAGTGTCAGATGCTGCATGTGTCCTTTGCATTTCTTTGGTTGGTAGTGGCACTGGGCACCaacaggagctgctgccctgctggGGCCTTACGGCCTCTTGGAGGAGAAGTTAGGTGAGATGCCAGAGAAAGGGTCAACAGAAGAGAAGCAGCACCCCTTTCTTTGTTACCTCTTGGTGATGGAGCGATGGGTATTTGTCAATGAAGGTTCAAAGTCCATGTAGAAGCACTTGAGTAGTGAAAGCCTGAGGAGAGAATGAAGGCACCCCACCTGGAGGAAGGAGACGGGCTTCTTGGGACAAGAAGTTTAGACAGTCTGAGGCTTACAGAAAGACTGTCTTTGTGCCTCCTATAGTGCCACTACTTTCAGCAGCACGGTGCCAGTTGGGTTCACCTCCACGCTCAGGGAAGAGACCCAGCTGTAAACCCCCCAGTCCCGGCTGGCTGGCAGGACCTCCTGCACGGTGCACGCTGGGTTGCAGGCCAGCCCGTTGCCGAGGAAGGTGAGGGGGAAGGTGAAGTTCTGGGGTCCCCCAATCTCCTGCTGGTTCAGCACTGCCACGGCGTAGGCTCGGCCAGACAGAGGCCGCTCCCACAGCTCAAAGTTCTTGTCCTGCcgaggagaaaataaaaccagagtttACATTaggggaggcagagctggtggtCCTCATGCTTGTCTGCTTAATCAGGCTTCAGGAACAAGCAGGCTTGCTGGGCCTCTGCTCCCAAACCCTCAACACTCCTCTGTAGCCCATGTGTTCCCAGTGTCCCCTAGGTGAGAGACTGGCTGCCTGTGACCCACGCTGCACCCTGGCCCAGTCCTGCTGTACCTTGGTGATTTGGTATCCCTGCTTGCCCAGCGGATCCTGGTTGATGGCGATCACCTCTTTGTTCTGGAGCAGCCACTTGGCCTCAGGACTAATGTGCCGCAGGTCGTTGGACATGAAGAGGGGAGCTGCCATCACAGCCCACATTGCCATCTGAGTCACTGCCTGGTCCCAGCTCAGCCCAAAGTTTCCGATCACCAGCtgtgacaagaaaacaaaaatgcccCGTTGTGCTCCCTGCTGAGGAGAAACTGGGCCACCAACCCAAGCACTGGTAAATGACAGGATGCTGAGGGTGGGACCCCTAGTCGGGGACTAGTTAGGCTGAGCACTGGGAGCAGGACCAGCTGGTTGGGAAAGGCAAGGCATGACTAGTGTAGCAATTTAGGATGAACTACTGGTGGAGCTAAAGAAGAATCCTTAACTGGGTAGGCAGCACTGAAGAATCTGCTTTTGGATACAGCTATTCCTTCCTTGCAATGCTGGCATCCAGCCTGGCCCCCagggttttttccctctggtGGGAGATCAGCGGTTCCGAGACTGTCTCCCACTGCCATGCCTGTGTTCAGAGCTGGCACTGCTTGCAGGCTGCGTTACAGAGAGTTCCCTGGCACTGTCTGTAGCTgtagtttctttccttttccagccAGGGATCCTCTCATCAAGTTCTTGATCCTAGGACCCTGTTAGAGCCCTTCCCCTCAATGTTTCCCTCCCTTCCCATCCTTCTGAGCCTACAGCtgacagaaggatttttttgctGGTGCTGCAAGGGAGGTGGGCATTGCTCTACTTGCCATGTCAGGATCATTCCAGCCCCCTGGCCCAGCTATCTTCACAATGCTGTCCTGGTGAAGTGCTGTCCAGTCCAAGATACTCTTGATGCTGCTCCAGGAATCATAGACATCAAAAAAGTTCCTCCAGTGATTGCAGTAGTGTTTGATCTCCGTGTAATTGGGCTGCCAAAACAATGAATGTGATTAGCCAGAGGGCTTGGCTGTACAAGAAGAGGACTGTACACAAGGCTAGACTGGATGAGGCGTAGTTTGGGGGAGGACTATGGTAACACTTCCCACCACCAGCACTCTGCATGACCTAGTGCATGTTGATTCCCTAGGTCACCTTGTGCCCAGTAACTCCAGTCTGCCACGTTCCAGACAACACTATTGCTTCCCCTGGGAGAAGAGCTGTGGCCACCTAGCTCTGTTAGAGAATTCCTTTGAGTGCTATTTTACTGAAGGTGTGACAGGGTCAATGGGATTAAAGTGTGACATCCCATTAATTACTGCCATTTCTTGGGTTTACACCCTTCAGTGACTAATGCATTTAACTCCCAGGGGGAGGGAACGGCACCATCCTGTCATGGTGGCACGGGGGAGGCCAGTTTTGGGTGCAGAGCAACATGCTGGTTACGGAGCCTGGCTGACAGAAATCTGTCAGCAAACAATATGGAGAATTCCTATTAAATAGGCTGTCCTAAAATCTCTCTCCTGGTCCCTAGAGGTGACTGTAAGGCTGAGTTTGCAGCACTCCGTGTCCTGGAGGAGTAACACCAAACTATCTGCTAGCTGTGTATCTGCATTGCCAACAGTTTGTTGCTTGGCTACCTGGAAACAGAAAGCAGATGGATGCTGCTGTGTTCTCTGGTATGCTCCAGGTGGGCTGTGCCTTCGTGCTGCAGGACCCTATTGAATGCTTTTCAGCAGAGTAATGACTCACCTCAGGTATACTTCAAGGCTCTAGAGGAAAAAGTGGTTTTCTTTCACCTTAGAGTCTTGTTCTCTGTCAGACCAGAGAGCAGAAAGTTTCTTGGGTGGCTGTTTTGCAGTCCTaatgcttttctgttctttctacTTTCAGCCCCACAACAAGCCTTAAGAAACATTCCTTACCTGCTGTACAGGCCTCAAGTAGAAAGGCCACTCACAGGAGTACACAATGCTCCTCCCAGTGTTGTTCAGGGCCAGAGACATGCGCCTGTAACCTAGGGGAAGAGGGCAGACAGAGGTTACACAAGCTCCTTGGTCAAACAGAGGAACTAATCCAGTGTCACAGGTTCAGGTTTCAGTTCCACTCTTGCAAAATTGAGGCTGAACACATTATCATGGCTAAAACAACACAGGGAAGACAGAGGAGCTTAGTCTGCAGCCAATCTCCTGCCTCCCAAAGACAGGTTGAGCTTCTTCACAGCTTTGTTACAGGTCATGGGCAGGCTTATCACTCCCGAGACTGCTGATCTCTTTGTACATACAGTCATGGGACAAGGCTGCAGTCTTGCTGTATGGTATTTTTGCCTCTAGGTATCTGGGAAATACAAGTTGGTAGCTATCAAGCTGCTGGGTACAGCTTTGCTGAGTAATGTTACAGGAGTACGTTCTTAGGAGGCATTTGCACCATATGGACTGAGCAGGAATGCAAAAGCACTACTTTTTTCCCATCATTGTCCCCAGACAGCTATGTTAAGTCCCTTTTCATCAGCAGACAGGGAACTAAAAGTTTGCTGTCCTGCCTGGAACTGCTTCAATACAAGTATCTGGGTTACATGTATGATCCAAGAAGAGCTTTCAGCTCAGCTGTGACAGCTGGCATATGCCCCACCAGCTGGCTTCAAGAGGATTGTCCCTTGGGCAGGTTCTCCCTGCCAGGCAGAACCAGGAGCATGTACAGGATTCCTGCTGCCAAACACTGTGGTGCTGACTGTGCCAGCAAGCAGTGGAAGCCCAGTCAAGAGAAAACCACCTTCTGAGCTGCATCGTTCTGTCCACAGATCTGCTCCTGCGACACTGGGATTTGCTTGTGCTTGCAGAGTCTGTAGCCAAGCTCCCTTGGCACGGTGAGCTGCTGACTTGCCAGCCTGCATGCAAATAACTTCTGAACTGGGATTTACACTGGCATGCTTTAAAACCCCAGTAGGATTGTTATGCCAGaattcccttcattttttttttcttaaaagccttGATAACTGCCCCTTTTACAGCTGACACAAGCTGTTCTAGCTTCAAGCTGATCCACATTGATATGGCCTCCCAAAGGGATTATGGGTTAAGTGTGTGAAACACTTTGAGTTCTCCAATAAAGGCACTGCAGAAGGGCAAAGCCTCTGCTGCATTAAGAGCTGAGGCAGCAGTCTGCACAGAGAGCCCCCGGAGTACACAGTCAGTGTTTCCATGCTCAGCATGATGTGGTCTCTGGTGTGAGAAAGCTGCTTTTTCAAGCTGTGCACACCACTGAAAGCTCCAGGAAGCTGAACAGGTAAAAAACACTTGAGCCAGCAACACTCACTACCTTGGGAACAGAGTCTCATACCTGCTTTTGTAAGCAAATCCCTTAAATGAATGCGCTCAGGGAAAAGCAACTCCCCGGAGCCCACCCTGGGCCTAGAATTGCTGCTGCCGGCAGAACAGTCCCACTCCATGGGCTTCCAGCCCACGCCTACCTTCTGCCAGCAGCTCCAGCGTGTCAGAGTTGCAGCCATCAAACTTCAGCAGGTCCACACCCCATGAGGCAAATGTTTGCGCATCCAGGTCATAGTGGTTGTAACTGCCAGGGAAGCCAGCGCACGTCTTGTTCCCAACATCGCTGTAGATTCCCAGCTTCAGCCCCCTGGAGTGGACCTGTGCTTGCAGGCAGAAAGAGAACAGGGGATGGGGCAGCTGCGAGGCAGGAGACAGTGGAGCTGGGGCGTGGAGGGAAGCAAAACCCCACGCTGGCAGGCAGGGCCTTAGCTCAGCAGCTGCGCGGCCATTCCCCACCCGGCC encodes:
- the GLA gene encoding alpha-galactosidase A, giving the protein MAAARRVLRWALAAAALAAAAALDNGLARTPPMGWLHWERFLCATDCATDPRRCVSEQLFVEMADVMAAEGWRDAGYEFVCIDDCWMAPTRDEHGRLQADPKRFPSGIRKLADYVHSRGLKLGIYSDVGNKTCAGFPGSYNHYDLDAQTFASWGVDLLKFDGCNSDTLELLAEGYRRMSLALNNTGRSIVYSCEWPFYLRPVQQPNYTEIKHYCNHWRNFFDVYDSWSSIKSILDWTALHQDSIVKIAGPGGWNDPDMLVIGNFGLSWDQAVTQMAMWAVMAAPLFMSNDLRHISPEAKWLLQNKEVIAINQDPLGKQGYQITKDKNFELWERPLSGRAYAVAVLNQQEIGGPQNFTFPLTFLGNGLACNPACTVQEVLPASRDWGVYSWVSSLSVEVNPTGTVLLKVVAL